A region from the Vicia villosa cultivar HV-30 ecotype Madison, WI linkage group LG3, Vvil1.0, whole genome shotgun sequence genome encodes:
- the LOC131662647 gene encoding uncharacterized protein LOC131662647, which translates to MMMTMKTSPSICSNSFIFRSSPSTQNSHSFSPFLVKSMATPKTPPPSVSKTVSSKKNSTVFPLGEKPRNAVTSAPSIKLLTRMEQLRLLTKAEKAGLLSAAEKFGLSLSTIEKLGLLSKAEELGVLSAATDPTTPGSLFTLSLVLLVLGPLFVYLVPEDNFGEIGLQVVVALISVVGGSAGFGASSFVSNLQKLK; encoded by the exons atgatgatgacaatgaAGACCTCACCATCCATCTGTAGTAACAGTTTCATCTTCCGTTCTTCTCCATCAACACAAAACTCTCACAGTTTCTCACCTTTTCTGGTCAAATCCATGGCTACTCCCAAAACTCCTCCCCCATCTGTTTCTAAAACCGTATCTTCTAAAAAG AATTCAACTGTATTCCCACTTGGGGAAAAACCAAGGAATGCTGTAACATCAGCACCATCCATAAAACTTCTCACAAGAATGGAACAACTGAGACTGTTAACTAAAGCCGAGAAAGCGGGGCTATTATCAGCGGCAGAGAAATTCGGACTTTCTCTTTCAACGATAGAGAAGCTTGGTCTCCTTTCAAAAGCTGAAGAACTCGGTGTTTTATCTGCTGCTACTGATCCAACAACACCAGGATCACTCTTCACACTCAGCTTGGTTTTACTTGTTTTAGGACCTTTGTTTGTTTACCTTGTTCCTGAAGATAACTTTGGTGAGATTGGATTACAGGTTGTGGTTGCTTTGATCAGTGTTGTTGGTGGTTCGGCGGGTTTTGGTGCATCAAGTTTTGTGTCTAACTTGCAGAAACTAAAATAA